Below is a genomic region from Enterobacter hormaechei subsp. xiangfangensis.
ACATCGCGAAAGAACTGTACCTCGGCGCAGTCGTAGACCGTAGCTCCCGTCGCGTGGTGTTCATGGCGTCTACCGAAGGCGGTGTGGAAATCGAAAAAGTGGCGGAAGAGACCCCGCACCTGATCCACAAAGTGGCTATCGATCCGCTGGCGGGCCCAATGCCTTACCAGGGTCGTGAGCTGGCGTTCAAACTGGGTCTGGAAGGCAAGCTGGTTCAGCAGTTCACCAAGATCTTCATGGGTCTGGCGACCATCTTCCTGGAGCGCGATCTGGCGCTGATCGAGATCAACCCGCTGGTGATCACCACCCAGGGCGACCTGATCTGCCTCGACGGCAAGCTGGGCGCTGACGGCAACGCGCTGTTCCGCCAGTCCGATCTGCGCGAAATGCGCGACCAGTCTCAGGAAGATCCGCGTGAAGCGCAGGCTGCACAGTGGGAACTGAACTACGTGGCGCTGGATGGCAACATCGGCTGCATGGTTAACGGTGCGGGCCTGGCAATGGGCACCATGGACATCGTTAAGCTGCACGGCGGTGAGCCAGCGAACTTCCTCGACGTGGGCGGTGGCGCAACCAAAGAGCGCGTAACCGAAGCGTTCAAAATCATTCTCTCTGACAGCAACGTGAAAGCGGTTCTGGTGAACATCTTCGGCGGTATCGTACGTTGCGACCTGATCGCCGACGGTATCATCGGCGCGGTAGAAGAAGTGGGCGTTAACGTTCCGGTTGTTGTACGTCTGGAAGGGAACAACGCTGAACTCGGCGCGAAAAAACTGGCTGACAGCGGCCTGAATATTATTGCAGCGAAAAGTCTGACGGATGCAGCTCAGCAGGTTGTTGCCGCAGT
It encodes:
- the sucC gene encoding ADP-forming succinate--CoA ligase subunit beta, coding for MNLHEYQAKQLFARYGLPAPVGYACTTPREAEEAASKIGAGPWVVKCQVHAGGRGKAGGVKVVKSKEEIRAFAEHWLGKRLVTYQTDANGQPVNQILVEAATDIAKELYLGAVVDRSSRRVVFMASTEGGVEIEKVAEETPHLIHKVAIDPLAGPMPYQGRELAFKLGLEGKLVQQFTKIFMGLATIFLERDLALIEINPLVITTQGDLICLDGKLGADGNALFRQSDLREMRDQSQEDPREAQAAQWELNYVALDGNIGCMVNGAGLAMGTMDIVKLHGGEPANFLDVGGGATKERVTEAFKIILSDSNVKAVLVNIFGGIVRCDLIADGIIGAVEEVGVNVPVVVRLEGNNAELGAKKLADSGLNIIAAKSLTDAAQQVVAAVEGK